A single Natranaerobius thermophilus JW/NM-WN-LF DNA region contains:
- a CDS encoding pyruvate/oxaloacetate carboxyltransferase, producing MSVKITDTSLRDAHQSLFATRMRTGDMVPILETIDNVGFHSLEMWGGATFDSCMRFLDEDPWERLRVIRKYVKNTKLQMLLRGQNIVGYKNYPDDVLEEFIKKTVANGMDIIRIFDAVNDLRNMEKAIEFTKREGAHAQGTICYTISPVHNNNVFVQFAKDLKETGCDSICVKDMAGLLSPYKGYDLVKRLKEEVGLPVQIHSHSTSGMATTTYIKSIEAGADIVDTTISPFALGTSQPPVEPVEAMLSETEKELELDGDALTEMSEYFKGMKKKYEKYSKLAFTVDTNVLNYQVPGGMISNLTSQLSDANAIEKYDEALQEIPKVREELGYPPLVTPTSQIVGSQAVLNVLTGERYKMISEEVKNYVAGYYGKPPHEIDPTLKERILQEKEEFTGRPADHLEPQLDKARNEIEQYLEQEEDVLSYCLFPNVAMEFFKKRQEGKINASEDNVEPEPEKEKAEASGNGKSGTDSDTKAQGQSAAMQGPDSLKQLRVTVDGQTFDVEVEPVAGGSPSIKSIQPSQTQTTKSSQAQKPQKQKPQTNNASESASQVQQGQASATSGTGTTITAPIAGNVLKINVSPGDNVNKGDVVMILEAMKMENEITADSDGTVKDVNVSEGATVNSGDPLVVLE from the coding sequence TTGTCAGTAAAAATCACAGACACCTCGTTAAGAGATGCTCATCAGTCTCTGTTTGCTACCAGGATGAGGACAGGAGATATGGTGCCCATCCTTGAAACAATTGATAATGTTGGTTTCCATTCCCTGGAGATGTGGGGAGGGGCAACCTTTGATTCTTGTATGAGATTTTTAGATGAAGATCCTTGGGAACGGCTAAGAGTAATTCGAAAGTACGTTAAAAATACTAAGTTACAAATGTTATTAAGAGGTCAAAATATTGTAGGATATAAAAACTATCCCGATGATGTTTTGGAAGAATTTATTAAGAAAACAGTAGCTAATGGAATGGATATCATAAGAATTTTTGATGCCGTCAATGACTTAAGGAATATGGAAAAAGCCATTGAATTTACTAAACGCGAAGGGGCTCATGCTCAAGGAACAATTTGTTACACCATTAGTCCTGTTCATAATAATAATGTATTTGTTCAGTTCGCCAAGGATTTGAAAGAAACAGGCTGTGACTCTATTTGTGTAAAAGATATGGCAGGTCTTTTATCTCCATATAAAGGATATGATTTGGTAAAAAGATTAAAAGAAGAAGTGGGTTTACCTGTTCAGATACACAGTCACAGTACTAGTGGAATGGCTACAACCACTTATATAAAGTCAATTGAAGCTGGGGCGGATATAGTAGACACTACTATATCACCTTTTGCACTGGGTACCTCACAACCTCCCGTAGAACCAGTTGAAGCAATGTTAAGTGAAACTGAAAAAGAATTAGAATTAGATGGGGATGCTTTGACGGAGATGAGCGAGTATTTCAAAGGAATGAAAAAGAAATACGAAAAATATTCAAAACTTGCCTTCACTGTTGATACTAATGTTTTAAATTATCAGGTACCGGGTGGAATGATATCCAACTTAACATCTCAACTATCAGATGCCAATGCCATCGAAAAATATGATGAAGCTTTACAAGAAATTCCTAAAGTCAGAGAGGAATTGGGTTATCCTCCTCTGGTTACACCAACAAGCCAAATAGTGGGAAGCCAAGCTGTACTTAATGTGTTAACTGGGGAAAGGTATAAAATGATTTCTGAGGAAGTGAAAAATTATGTAGCTGGGTATTATGGAAAGCCTCCCCATGAAATAGATCCTACACTTAAAGAACGGATACTTCAAGAAAAAGAAGAATTCACGGGAAGGCCTGCAGATCATTTAGAACCACAACTTGACAAAGCTAGGAATGAAATAGAACAATATCTAGAACAAGAGGAAGATGTACTGTCTTATTGTCTGTTCCCCAACGTGGCAATGGAATTTTTCAAAAAACGCCAAGAAGGTAAAATAAATGCTTCAGAGGATAACGTGGAACCAGAACCAGAAAAAGAAAAAGCTGAAGCTAGCGGTAATGGCAAGTCAGGGACAGATTCTGATACCAAGGCCCAGGGACAATCAGCTGCTATGCAAGGCCCAGATTCTTTAAAACAATTGCGAGTTACTGTGGACGGTCAAACCTTTGATGTGGAAGTAGAACCTGTAGCAGGTGGTAGTCCTTCCATTAAGTCTATACAACCTTCTCAAACTCAGACAACTAAATCAAGCCAAGCCCAAAAACCCCAAAAACAAAAACCTCAGACAAATAACGCATCAGAGTCGGCTTCACAGGTACAGCAAGGTCAAGCTTCAGCGACTTCAGGCACTGGTACTACTATAACTGCTCCAATAGCTGGTAATGTATTAAAAATCAATGTATCTCCTGGAGATAATGTCAATAAAGGAGATGTGGTCATGATTTTAGAAGCTATGAAAATGGAAAATGAGATTACTGCCGATTCAGATGGGACAGTTAAGGATGTTAATGTATCCGAAGGAGCCACAGTGAATTCTGGAGATCCTTTAGTTGTATTAGAATAG
- a CDS encoding chemotaxis protein CheX, with translation MKAKYINPFYQATNDVLNNMLELNTERGQLDVIEDIVPGNEANVIIGITGDLSGSILYSFSKDMTLEIVKMMSGMEMEELDSFVTSALGEVANIISGNAVTYLKNENYNCDIVPPQVIIGQNKSLSMATEKALLLPVKTDIGKFDLNISVKEAIEQKPLN, from the coding sequence GTGAAAGCTAAGTACATCAACCCGTTCTACCAGGCAACTAACGATGTACTTAACAATATGCTAGAGTTGAACACAGAAAGAGGACAATTAGACGTAATTGAAGATATCGTACCAGGAAATGAAGCAAATGTTATCATTGGTATTACTGGTGACTTATCGGGATCCATATTATACAGCTTTTCAAAAGATATGACTTTAGAAATAGTAAAGATGATGTCAGGAATGGAAATGGAGGAACTAGATAGTTTTGTTACATCAGCTTTGGGAGAAGTGGCTAACATTATAAGTGGTAATGCTGTAACTTATCTGAAGAATGAAAATTATAACTGCGATATAGTACCTCCCCAGGTTATTATTGGACAAAACAAATCTCTTTCTATGGCTACTGAAAAAGCATTGCTTTTACCAGTAAAAACTGACATAGGAAAGTTTGATTTGAATATATCTGTTAAAGAAGCAATAGAACAGAAACCGCTCAATTAA
- a CDS encoding FmdB family zinc ribbon protein, translating to MPTYDFRCNGCQIKFTQRVSFEKKDQVHCPECGSRDTKQIFTGLNIGKGSQAGASSGSACGTCSGGSCC from the coding sequence ATGCCAACTTATGATTTTAGATGTAATGGCTGTCAGATAAAATTCACACAAAGAGTCTCCTTTGAAAAAAAGGATCAAGTTCATTGCCCAGAATGTGGATCGCGGGATACCAAACAAATTTTTACCGGTTTAAATATAGGTAAAGGCAGTCAAGCTGGAGCAAGCTCTGGTAGTGCTTGTGGAACTTGTAGTGGTGGAAGTTGCTGTTAA
- a CDS encoding protease complex subunit PrcB family protein — translation MRSEESNYYKGIVITTGVVMGVSTNSNGAQINFEIIQDREQLPRKIFDTIDRLKQNRGFFVFNHENFDTKDDYLVIFSGKRKTGGYSIQVDSVKLTGKTVEVIVSEKVPGDDEITIQALTYPHVITKLEYKVEVENHKVITDQGEELSKLY, via the coding sequence ATGAGAAGCGAAGAAAGTAACTATTACAAGGGCATAGTAATTACTACAGGAGTGGTGATGGGCGTGAGTACTAATAGTAACGGAGCCCAAATTAATTTTGAAATTATTCAAGACAGAGAACAATTACCAAGGAAAATTTTTGATACTATAGATCGGCTTAAACAAAATAGAGGGTTTTTTGTTTTTAACCATGAAAATTTTGATACAAAGGATGATTATCTCGTAATTTTTTCTGGCAAACGTAAAACAGGCGGTTATAGTATCCAAGTTGACAGTGTTAAACTTACAGGAAAAACAGTTGAAGTAATAGTTTCTGAAAAGGTACCAGGCGATGATGAAATAACCATTCAGGCTTTGACTTACCCACACGTAATTACCAAGCTGGAGTACAAAGTCGAGGTAGAAAATCATAAGGTGATAACAGATCAAGGTGAAGAATTATCTAAATTATACTGA
- a CDS encoding DUF2062 domain-containing protein: MFKNRLNKIKNKFKQVLKLESTPKKIAIGVAIAVFWNFLPSLGVGPFLSAFAARLLGGSIVAAVTVNLGTGALIPLFYTLNVMVGRFVMGGETTGLKLTEMVRSVFSNTIDFLEGLLGQSQVETLLASLETFSVGFLIGSIINSLLAGILLYCSFYYLLIKREQYREKLRLEENNLN, translated from the coding sequence ATGTTTAAAAATCGACTTAACAAGATAAAAAATAAATTTAAACAGGTATTGAAATTAGAATCAACTCCTAAAAAAATAGCCATAGGTGTAGCTATTGCCGTCTTTTGGAATTTTTTACCTTCACTGGGGGTTGGCCCATTTTTGTCTGCTTTTGCAGCTAGATTACTTGGTGGTAGTATAGTGGCGGCTGTGACTGTTAATTTAGGAACAGGGGCTTTAATTCCTTTGTTTTATACATTGAACGTTATGGTAGGACGGTTTGTGATGGGTGGAGAAACAACGGGATTAAAGTTAACAGAAATGGTTAGGTCGGTTTTTAGTAATACTATTGATTTTTTAGAGGGCTTATTAGGACAATCTCAGGTTGAAACTCTTCTAGCAAGTTTGGAGACTTTTTCAGTGGGATTTTTAATTGGATCAATAATAAATTCATTGTTAGCAGGCATTTTGCTGTACTGTAGTTTCTATTACTTACTGATAAAAAGGGAGCAGTATAGAGAAAAACTGCGTTTAGAGGAGAACAATTTGAATTAA
- a CDS encoding diaminopropionate ammonia-lyase, protein MILTCRNQYRSEKLLVNQNQLDYIEQVVKFYQKITNYQPTPQISLHDMANSIGVKNIFVKDESSRLGLDSFKVLGSLYAVANIIAEYLGEDLSQLDEQELQSRKVKERVGHLTFVTATDGNHGKGLAYAANFFGHNAVVYLPKGSDNDRVKAVEQAGGKAYVTEANYDDTVIFASQKAQEEGWILVQDTAFDSYTKIPGWIMEGYSMIAKEIVDYFNAQESSQFPTHLIIQAGVGSLAGGVLDYLVNRLGEQIPNIIVVEPENAACMLNSALEEGGTAKRIFGDLDTIMTGLSCGAPNPLGWKGIKDATNTFISVPDWVAARGLRILHNPHGRDPIVQAGFSGSPGIGLLSLFEFDHFTGLKDWLEIDEESVVLTINTESVTDHGNYKSVMWDGHPCTPVNGDFDWKALL, encoded by the coding sequence ATGATTTTAACTTGTAGGAATCAGTACCGATCCGAAAAACTCCTTGTCAATCAAAACCAATTAGATTACATAGAACAAGTAGTTAAATTTTATCAAAAAATCACTAATTATCAACCTACACCTCAAATCTCTTTACATGACATGGCGAATTCCATAGGCGTAAAAAATATCTTTGTTAAAGATGAATCTTCTAGATTAGGTTTGGATTCTTTTAAGGTCCTTGGCAGTTTGTATGCCGTTGCAAATATAATAGCCGAGTACCTGGGAGAAGACCTGTCTCAACTTGATGAACAGGAGCTACAAAGTCGTAAAGTAAAAGAACGGGTGGGTCACTTAACTTTTGTGACAGCCACTGATGGGAATCATGGTAAAGGATTGGCTTATGCCGCCAATTTTTTTGGGCATAATGCAGTTGTGTACTTACCTAAGGGTAGTGACAATGATAGAGTCAAGGCAGTTGAACAAGCCGGAGGTAAAGCTTATGTCACTGAAGCTAATTATGATGATACCGTAATCTTTGCTTCCCAAAAAGCCCAGGAAGAAGGTTGGATTTTAGTACAAGATACTGCCTTTGATTCTTACACTAAAATACCGGGCTGGATAATGGAAGGCTATTCAATGATAGCCAAGGAAATAGTGGATTATTTTAATGCTCAAGAATCAAGTCAATTCCCCACCCATCTGATTATTCAGGCAGGAGTTGGTTCTCTGGCGGGAGGGGTATTAGATTACCTGGTCAATAGATTAGGAGAACAAATTCCCAATATAATTGTGGTTGAACCGGAAAATGCCGCCTGTATGCTTAATTCGGCCTTGGAAGAAGGGGGTACAGCTAAAAGAATATTTGGTGACTTGGATACTATTATGACAGGTTTGTCTTGTGGTGCTCCTAATCCCTTAGGGTGGAAAGGAATAAAAGATGCAACTAATACATTCATATCAGTACCGGACTGGGTAGCAGCCAGAGGGCTTAGAATTTTACATAATCCTCATGGAAGGGATCCTATAGTGCAAGCTGGTTTTTCTGGAAGCCCTGGTATAGGATTGCTTTCATTATTTGAATTCGATCATTTTACTGGATTAAAGGATTGGTTGGAAATAGATGAAGAATCAGTAGTTTTAACTATAAATACTGAAAGTGTAACAGACCATGGTAATTACAAAAGTGTTATGTGGGATGGCCATCCTTGTACTCCGGTAAATGGAGATTTTGACTGGAAAGCGCTTTTATGA
- the cls gene encoding cardiolipin synthase, with product MTLIPLILSTITLLNIVVVITLIFFERKNPTATWAWVLILVLFPILGLILYLFIGLTPRKRKIFDRKTEKDLIKNKQLIEGSPNYQGKSLPHQANNIFQIDFGKEEIVYTDNNDVQIYTHGKEKFKELFNVMETAEHHIHISYYIIRNDELGKAIVNKLTKKARQGVTVRVLYDSVGCRKLPKDFFSELEEAGGLVTRFFPFILDINYRNHRKIAVIDGKTAFVGGTNIGKEYLGISQRFDDWRDTHLKVTGDAAKSLQVRFLLDWIFATEEDEDIMMNREFFPEISDQGNSGIQIVASGPDSPHEEIKAFLLKMIYSAKESIYLQTPYFIPDESILEALQIAAYSGVDVRIAIPDKPDHPFVFWANRAYLGLMLETGARGFIYKHGFLHSKLIIVDGKIASVGTANMDVRSFKLNFEVNAFIYDPQMAQRLNEIFLRDLDNSCELTEDQYNQRGISSKFKESISRLLSPIL from the coding sequence GTGACCTTAATACCTTTAATATTATCAACAATCACACTATTAAATATTGTTGTAGTAATAACTTTAATCTTTTTCGAGAGAAAAAATCCTACTGCCACTTGGGCATGGGTTTTAATCCTGGTTTTATTTCCTATACTCGGTTTAATTCTTTATCTGTTCATTGGTCTTACTCCGCGAAAAAGAAAAATTTTCGATCGCAAAACTGAAAAAGATCTAATTAAAAATAAGCAATTAATTGAAGGCTCACCCAATTATCAAGGTAAAAGCTTGCCTCATCAGGCAAACAATATCTTTCAAATTGATTTTGGTAAAGAAGAAATCGTCTACACCGATAACAATGATGTTCAGATTTATACCCATGGAAAAGAAAAATTCAAAGAATTATTTAATGTCATGGAAACAGCCGAACATCATATCCACATTAGCTATTATATCATTCGTAACGACGAATTGGGAAAAGCTATAGTAAACAAATTAACCAAAAAAGCTCGTCAAGGCGTCACAGTTAGGGTATTGTATGATAGTGTGGGTTGTAGAAAACTTCCAAAAGATTTCTTTTCCGAATTGGAAGAAGCAGGCGGTCTTGTAACACGATTTTTTCCTTTTATCTTAGATATTAATTACAGAAATCACAGAAAAATCGCTGTTATAGATGGCAAAACAGCTTTTGTGGGCGGTACAAATATAGGTAAAGAATATCTTGGTATTTCCCAGCGTTTTGATGATTGGCGGGATACCCACTTAAAAGTTACTGGCGATGCCGCTAAGTCCCTTCAAGTTAGGTTTTTACTAGATTGGATTTTCGCAACGGAAGAAGACGAAGATATCATGATGAATCGAGAATTTTTCCCAGAGATTTCTGATCAAGGTAATTCAGGTATTCAAATAGTAGCAAGTGGACCTGACTCCCCTCACGAAGAGATTAAAGCTTTTTTACTAAAAATGATCTACTCTGCTAAGGAATCAATTTACTTGCAAACACCGTATTTTATTCCAGATGAAAGCATTCTGGAAGCTTTGCAAATAGCAGCCTATTCCGGTGTTGATGTTAGAATTGCTATCCCTGATAAGCCAGATCATCCCTTTGTATTTTGGGCCAATAGAGCTTATCTAGGCCTTATGCTAGAAACTGGCGCTAGGGGATTTATTTATAAACATGGTTTTCTACACAGCAAGTTAATTATAGTTGACGGAAAAATTGCATCTGTAGGAACTGCTAATATGGATGTAAGAAGTTTTAAATTAAATTTTGAAGTCAATGCTTTTATCTATGATCCACAAATGGCCCAACGACTTAATGAAATTTTTCTAAGAGATCTAGATAATTCTTGCGAATTAACGGAAGACCAGTATAATCAAAGGGGAATATCTTCCAAATTTAAAGAATCTATTTCCCGATTATTATCACCAATTCTATGA
- a CDS encoding aspartate/glutamate racemase family protein: MEKKVVGVLGGMGPQATVDFMDKVVKKTPATKDQDHIRMVVDNNPQVPDRTKAIIEGGDNPNTYLRDMAKRLENMGADFLVMPCNTAHYFYKDIQDVVNIPFVNMLECTARYINKLIGNDSKQGKVGLLATSGTLQTEIYQNQLSQFGFEVITPEPYQQLVMEAIYAVKAGDIGTSTRELLEKPIKQLENNGAKAIIMGCTEIPVIATTEQTTQAELIDPTEVLADETVSRALKTGDKLEIGKN, translated from the coding sequence ATGGAAAAAAAAGTAGTTGGAGTACTCGGTGGTATGGGACCCCAAGCGACTGTTGATTTTATGGACAAGGTAGTTAAAAAAACCCCAGCAACCAAGGATCAAGACCATATTAGAATGGTGGTAGATAATAACCCCCAGGTGCCGGATAGAACCAAGGCCATCATAGAAGGGGGGGATAACCCAAATACCTATTTACGGGATATGGCTAAAAGGCTTGAAAATATGGGTGCTGATTTTTTGGTCATGCCTTGTAATACAGCTCATTACTTTTATAAAGATATTCAAGATGTGGTTAATATACCTTTTGTAAACATGCTTGAATGTACGGCCAGGTATATAAATAAACTAATAGGGAATGATTCAAAACAGGGTAAAGTAGGACTATTAGCAACTAGCGGAACACTTCAAACAGAGATATACCAAAATCAATTATCTCAATTCGGTTTTGAAGTTATTACCCCAGAACCATACCAACAACTTGTTATGGAAGCGATTTATGCTGTAAAAGCAGGCGATATTGGCACTAGCACCAGAGAACTATTAGAAAAGCCTATTAAACAATTAGAAAATAACGGTGCTAAAGCTATCATTATGGGTTGTACGGAAATTCCAGTAATTGCAACGACTGAACAAACTACCCAAGCAGAATTGATTGATCCTACTGAAGTGCTGGCCGATGAAACTGTTTCTAGAGCCCTGAAAACTGGTGACAAATTGGAAATAGGTAAAAATTAA
- a CDS encoding bacteriohemerythrin: MLWKDKYKIGVEEIDRQHKELFERVGNFLKVVRSDENWEDKLDTVKETLEFMKEYVVIHFDSEEAFQKKIDFPGYEEHKEIHENFKQEVEEYARRFEEENYNEELVQEFGGKLMAWLINHVAATDQKIGEYVESQEGGSHSES, from the coding sequence ATGCTCTGGAAAGATAAGTACAAAATTGGGGTAGAAGAAATTGATCGTCAACATAAAGAATTATTTGAGCGTGTCGGTAATTTTTTAAAGGTTGTCAGAAGTGACGAAAATTGGGAGGACAAGCTTGACACTGTGAAAGAAACATTGGAATTTATGAAAGAGTATGTAGTAATCCATTTTGATTCGGAAGAAGCTTTTCAAAAGAAAATTGACTTTCCAGGTTATGAAGAACACAAAGAAATCCATGAAAATTTTAAACAAGAAGTTGAAGAATACGCCCGTAGATTTGAGGAAGAAAACTATAACGAAGAATTGGTTCAAGAATTTGGGGGTAAATTAATGGCTTGGCTGATTAATCATGTAGCTGCTACAGATCAAAAAATAGGTGAATATGTAGAAAGTCAGGAAGGAGGTAGTCACAGTGAAAGCTAA
- a CDS encoding aminotransferase class IV, which yields MSQALAYVNGDFVELEKAKIDALDRGFIFGDGLYEVVAIFGGKMYQLDEHLQRYWDGAQEMMFENTPRPEDLKKAARELLQKTGIGEGIIYLEVTRGTAPRSHRFPQEPEPNVFMFAKEAQFPDGEKRTKGVKTILVPDERWNRCHVKSINLLPNCFYKEKAKRAGAYEAIQVHRLGITEGTSTNIYGVKDGVIYTAPAGPRILKGITRTTVLELAEQQGIEVVEKFMTTGELLSCDEVFLTSTTNKVLPINQVDQVTFPVDQYRVTFTLQEELEKHIIENRED from the coding sequence ATGTCACAAGCACTTGCTTATGTAAATGGGGATTTTGTGGAGCTAGAAAAGGCAAAAATAGATGCCCTGGATAGGGGGTTTATTTTTGGTGATGGGCTGTATGAAGTAGTAGCTATTTTTGGTGGAAAAATGTATCAATTGGATGAGCATCTGCAGCGGTATTGGGATGGAGCTCAAGAAATGATGTTTGAGAACACTCCCCGACCTGAAGATTTAAAGAAAGCAGCTCGTGAACTTCTTCAAAAAACTGGTATTGGTGAAGGAATCATTTATTTAGAGGTTACTAGAGGCACAGCACCCAGAAGTCATCGTTTCCCCCAAGAACCGGAACCAAATGTATTCATGTTTGCTAAAGAAGCACAGTTCCCCGACGGTGAAAAACGAACTAAAGGTGTCAAGACAATTTTAGTCCCTGATGAACGATGGAATAGATGCCATGTAAAAAGTATCAATCTATTGCCAAATTGTTTTTATAAAGAAAAGGCCAAGCGAGCAGGAGCATATGAGGCTATACAGGTACACCGTTTGGGAATAACGGAAGGAACTAGCACTAATATCTATGGGGTAAAAGACGGGGTGATATATACAGCTCCAGCGGGTCCCAGAATCTTAAAAGGAATTACCAGGACTACAGTATTGGAGTTGGCAGAACAACAAGGAATTGAAGTTGTGGAGAAGTTTATGACAACAGGAGAACTGTTAAGCTGTGACGAAGTATTCCTTACAAGTACTACTAATAAAGTCTTGCCTATAAATCAGGTAGATCAAGTAACCTTCCCTGTCGACCAGTATCGTGTCACTTTCACCTTACAGGAAGAACTAGAGAAGCATATAATCGAAAACAGAGAAGACTAG
- a CDS encoding acetamidase/formamidase family protein, with protein sequence MNFISKQDVVYELSGANQSIAEIEPGQRVTFDTYDCFSDQIRSTKDKFTTIGWEMINPATGPISIKGAQPGDVLKIKIEDISVADYGVMVTAPGFGTIEDEITKETTKIIPIKDNKAIFNDNIEIPIKPMIGVIGTAPEGDQAIPCGTPGEHGGNMDCQEVIAGSTIYLPVHHQGGLLALGDLHAVMADGEVSMTGLEVAGKVTLQIEVLSGQSAKLPLPMIINNENLIVVHSEKTLDESVKQVTSKTTHFIREYSDLELEDAVSLLSLVGDVKICQVVDPLMTVRMEIAHKYLKQLGISEQLFS encoded by the coding sequence ATGAATTTTATTTCCAAGCAAGATGTAGTTTATGAACTCAGTGGTGCAAATCAATCTATTGCCGAAATAGAACCCGGCCAAAGGGTAACTTTTGATACTTATGATTGTTTTTCCGATCAAATAAGAAGTACAAAAGATAAATTTACTACAATTGGATGGGAAATGATCAATCCTGCTACTGGACCAATCTCTATAAAAGGAGCCCAGCCAGGAGATGTTTTAAAAATCAAAATCGAAGATATTTCTGTAGCTGATTACGGTGTCATGGTTACCGCACCGGGATTTGGTACTATTGAAGATGAGATCACCAAAGAAACTACTAAAATTATCCCTATCAAAGATAATAAAGCTATTTTCAATGATAATATAGAAATCCCCATTAAACCTATGATAGGTGTAATTGGAACCGCTCCAGAGGGGGATCAGGCTATTCCCTGCGGTACACCAGGTGAACACGGTGGAAATATGGATTGTCAAGAAGTCATAGCAGGATCTACTATATATTTACCTGTTCACCACCAAGGAGGATTACTTGCCTTAGGTGACTTACACGCTGTTATGGCTGATGGAGAAGTCTCTATGACTGGTTTAGAGGTAGCCGGAAAAGTCACCTTACAAATAGAAGTTCTCTCGGGACAAAGTGCTAAATTGCCACTACCCATGATCATCAATAATGAAAACTTAATAGTAGTCCACAGTGAAAAAACCTTGGATGAATCAGTAAAACAAGTCACTTCTAAAACTACACATTTCATCCGTGAATACTCAGATTTAGAGTTAGAAGATGCTGTTAGTTTGCTTAGTTTAGTGGGAGATGTTAAGATTTGCCAAGTAGTTGACCCATTAATGACGGTTAGGATGGAAATTGCTCACAAGTATCTCAAACAACTGGGAATATCGGAGCAACTATTTAGCTAA
- the yfcE gene encoding phosphodiesterase, which produces MRIGLISDTHGSLKAWNQAMELFQDCQVILHGGDILYHGPRNPLPEGYDPKELANELNNLGKSLFMVGGNCDAEVDNMVLNHPVLTPYFYTSLEGLNILVLHGHKYSQEELFQLGKRYQADMIMVGHTHIPQIKHQDDLILINPGSPSLPKGEDKVPAVGILDTTEKTVEIKDLRNTNTLISSSW; this is translated from the coding sequence ATGCGGATAGGATTAATCAGTGATACTCATGGCAGTTTAAAAGCCTGGAATCAAGCTATGGAACTATTTCAAGATTGTCAGGTAATTTTACACGGAGGAGATATTTTATACCATGGTCCTCGAAATCCTTTACCAGAAGGGTACGATCCTAAGGAATTGGCCAATGAATTAAATAATTTAGGTAAGAGTTTATTTATGGTCGGCGGAAATTGTGATGCAGAAGTTGATAACATGGTACTTAACCATCCTGTATTAACTCCCTATTTTTATACCAGTCTCGAAGGACTTAACATCTTAGTTTTGCATGGTCATAAATATAGTCAAGAAGAGCTATTTCAACTGGGTAAAAGATACCAAGCTGACATGATCATGGTAGGCCATACTCATATACCACAAATCAAACACCAAGATGATTTAATCTTAATTAACCCTGGTTCCCCGTCTTTACCCAAGGGTGAAGACAAAGTTCCTGCTGTTGGTATTTTAGATACAACCGAGAAAACAGTGGAGATCAAGGACCTTAGAAATACTAATACTTTAATATCAAGTAGTTGGTAA
- a CDS encoding NTPase: MTESNILLTGKPGIGKTTVIKRTVELLSCSSTGFYTREIKRGDPRVGFEIISLQTGERLPLAHTDFTTAEDRVGKYGVKAENLLGFLKEINEAMTSNKPQCLVIDEIGKMEFFTPGFHETVDKAFQSSYPLLATIMKKSHKFCDYLKNRGDTDVIEVTENNRDDLPEKLAKRIEEQL; the protein is encoded by the coding sequence ATGACAGAATCCAATATTTTATTGACTGGTAAACCCGGTATTGGAAAGACCACCGTGATTAAAAGAACTGTAGAACTTCTTTCATGTTCAAGTACTGGTTTTTATACCCGTGAAATTAAAAGGGGTGATCCCCGGGTTGGATTTGAAATAATATCTTTACAAACTGGAGAGAGATTACCTTTAGCTCATACTGATTTTACCACTGCTGAAGATAGAGTAGGAAAATACGGTGTAAAAGCTGAAAACCTGCTTGGATTCTTAAAGGAAATTAATGAAGCTATGACTAGTAACAAACCTCAATGCCTGGTGATAGATGAAATTGGAAAAATGGAATTTTTCACTCCCGGTTTTCATGAAACCGTGGATAAAGCTTTTCAAAGTTCTTATCCCTTGTTGGCAACTATTATGAAAAAGTCTCATAAATTCTGTGATTATTTGAAAAACAGAGGTGATACTGATGTTATTGAGGTTACGGAGAATAACAGGGATGACTTACCAGAAAAGTTAGCAAAACGTATAGAAGAGCAATTATAA